The Nostoc sp. 'Peltigera membranacea cyanobiont' N6 genome contains the following window.
AAGGTCGAAATCCAGACTATTTAGATGATGAAATAAATTTTTACAAAACTGAATTACTTCCCTATTTTATAAAATTGAGCGAACATAATCCTGTTGCCAGTGTTACAGAACAATTACGGCTTTTAGTGGGTGTTTGGACACCAATCTGGTCTACAATATCGTTGCATGAAAGTTTACCAAAAAGAATACAAGATCAGTCCTTCCAAATTTTCCAGCGTGATGGTTACTGTGCCAGTGTAGCCCGCTATATTATGGGAAAAGAGTCTTCTTTATCCCATAATTATCAATCAAATTTACCAGCTTATGATTTCATGGTAATCCAAAAATATGGAGTTCAAAATGGTAAATGGTATCTTCAAAATATAGATAGATTTCAAGCTTTTCAAAATCGAGAAATTCCTCTAACTTTAGAATCAGTCTACAACTGGTTTACTAATGTAGTTAACACTAAAGTCAACCTGAACTCGCCAAAAGATGATTTGCCTAAAGTTCTAAATTTAGACAACATAGAGATAAATCATCCTAATGAATTCCAAAAAATATCCTTAGCAACTTCTCAAATTTTTGAGAATTTATACATAGATAATGACTGGCGACTTGTGAAAACTCAAACACATTCCTCACATCTACCTAGTTACACAATTGCTGTGAAGAGGCAATAATATTGTGTCCACTAAGGTGAGTTACATTAATCAGTAAACCAAAAAGTTTTTAAGAGAAGAGCGATCGCTAATCAAGTTTACGTACTTTAAAGTGCTAAATAGCACTTTAAACTCCTATTTATATAATTAATATTTATACTGCTCTGAAAGGTTTCAAAAAATGAAATGATGAGAGTGGTGTGTAGCATATTGACTGAAAAAATTGACTGTTTCATCATCAGAACTAGCTTTAACAGATTTAGAAACCCTTGACGAGGTTCTTGAATGAATAGTTATAAAATTTCTCCATTCAAACTCAAGGTGTATGTGACCAAAAAACTTTATTTGAGATTCTAATCAAGGCAGCCAGCAGTGGAGATAGTATTGAGAATACAGCCAAGCTATTAAAGAATGTTCCTACATCTAATGATATTAGATATCATCTGAATAAAATAAACGATTTTGAGGAATTAGAGACGCAAATAAATCAAGCGCTGAAAAGTCGAATTCCTTTAGGATTACAAAAAGGGTGTTTAAAAATAGCGATTGATTTAAATTTAATTTGCTATTATGGGAAGCCGACATCAGAGGAATTACCCTACATATATCGAAGTCAAGCGAAATCTGGGACTCATTCATTTTACGCCTATGCAACTTTATATGTTATTAACAAAAATAAACGTGTAACCCTTGCAGTTAGAGGTGTTCGCCGACTAGATACCAGTGTCGCTATAATTACTTATTTATTTATTAGCAGAACTTCACTCCCTTAAGATAAATGTAAAAAAGCTCTACCTAGATAGAGGCTTTTTTAATACTCCTGTAATCAGATGGTTGCAGGCATTAGATATTCCATTTATGATGCCTGCTGTTAAGACAGGAAAGCAAGGAGGAATCAAGCAACTTTTAAAGGGTAAAAAAAGTTATAAAACTACCTATAAAATTACAAGAGATGAAGATGATTCCGTCACTTTTGACTTATGGATTGTCTGTAAGTATAGAAAGGGGAAGCGTCAAAAATATGGAGTGCAATACGGGAGCATCCCAGTTTTTATTTAGCGAGCAAAGATTAATCCATTGAGATAAGCACAACGATGAGCTAAGACTTGAGGAACGTTATCAGATTTCCATTGTGCGCCAGAAATTTTGGTTCGACGGTCAATCTGTTTAACAGTAGACTCAATAGCACCAGAACCAATGGAACAGATTTGTTCTGCTTGATAATATTGGTAATTGACAATCCGGTGTCGATGTTTCTCAAGGTAAGCACAGAAATTCAAAGCTTGTTTGAGCTGACAGTCAGCAAAAACAGCGATAGCATCATCAACTTTTCCTTGCCAGAGAAGGGTTTTAGCCTGATTGAGCCGTTGATTAGAACCGCCAATCTTGTGTAGGTTTTCCATCAGATGAAACCAATCAAGTACCTCCCGACGCTGGTGTTCAGGAGCAAAATCGCGGACAATATTCCAAATACCATCATGGCCATCGCCAAGACAGGTCAAGATAGGAGCAAGTGATTGGCTTTTGACCCAATCAATTACAAGACTATTTTCTTGAAATGAGGCAGCAATCGCCTGTTTTTCATGTAAGCAGGTAGCTTTATAACCCTTCCAATCACACACTTGTCCCTTGATTGTACGAATGCGGATATTTCCCCCATCCACACTCAATTCCTCCAAGGTTGATTCTACTTGCGGTAATTCAAAATTTTGACGATGCACTAGTCGTTGCTGCACACTTTTTGATACTTCTACACCAGTTAAATATTCAATATCTTCTGCCGCACGTTGATACGATACCGACGCGCTGATTCGTAAACAACAAGCTTCTAGATATGGACTCAATTGATTATGGGGTCTAATTTCTAGCTTTTGTGCTTGAGAGTTTGTAATTGGCAGTTCTCCAATAATACTTTTTATCTTTCGTTTATATCCGCTGCTTTCTCCTGTGGCATTTTCGATAAAAAAACCCCTACTTCTGGCATGACATATTCCTGCATTTGAGAGCGTACTACTTCTTCTATTTTTGCCAAACTTGTGAGTTGCTCACCCGTAGTACTTTTGTACAGTATCTTTGCTATTGCACGAGAATATTCTTTTATCTGTTGTTCTTCTTCAGGAGTCATTGATACACCTAGTCTTGATGACTTTATTATCCCTTCCTGATGTCCCCTTACTTCCTGACTTCCGTTTTCTGTAACAATCCTTCCCTGTTATTTATTTGTTTTGGAATAATAAAAACTGGGATGCACCCGTGCAATACTTTGCTTATGTTACTTATAAAATCAAAACAAATTTAAATTATATCTATGAAGATTATCGAAAAAGATTTGGTATTGAAACTAGCTATCGGCTGAAAAATATTTGCCGAATTAAAACTAATAATAAAAATCCAGTTTTGAGATTACTATTCGTTGGCATATCCTTTCTTTTAGTTAATATTTGGGTGAATATACTTTGGCTTAGAATCAGTCGCAAAAGGAAAGGTAGCCGATTAATTTATCGCACACTTTTTACACTTAAACAGATGCTAGCCTTTTTATCTCAAGCCCTACAGCGCAAATATCAAGTAGTTGAAAGCATTTATATTCCAACAGGTTAGTACTCAAAATCTCTCGGCCAACTAATCATAAGTAATCATAATCTATACTGTGTCTGCTGGCTAGAGAATTACATATCAAGAAGTATCAAAAAATATAAGTATTTTAGCGATCGCTCTTTGGGGAAAAACTTTTTGGTTTACTTATTACCCCCTCCCTCCGGTTGAGCAAATCTTGGGTTTTCTCGTTTGGATGGCGCAGGAGAGCTGATCGTCTTCATCGAACTCAGGTTAACTAAGTAGGTCAATTGAGTAGTACATCTTAGCTATTTTTTGAACATCAGCCAACTCCATCCATTCCAAATAATCAAGCTGTGCTGTTGATTCTTTAAACTCCAACTTAGCTTTTTCAAAATTTTTGATATGAATAAAGTGCATGACTTTAGCTGCCAGAATATTCGGCTGCATTTTTTTGGGTGTAATCTCTAATGAATAATCAAAAGCGGCTTCAATCTCAGTTTCAGAAAAACTATCAAATGAATATGAATTTTGTAACAACTCATTAGGAATCGGCTTGACATAGCGAAAAGCTCTAGAGGAATAAATGAAGAGATGCTCAATCGGCACTAGATACTCTCGCAAGCGAGACATAATTAGATGAATCCAAGATGTATAGTAATGAGCAAAGTCTTGGTGGATTACCAGAGATACTTCTGGAATCAGATAGGGAAAGAAATTTTTTATAATACTATTTGTTAATTCCCAGGATTTCATCGCATCAATAAAAAGACACTCGATTTCACCTTGTTGCCAGCCAATTTCTGCAAGATCCCCAGGATGGACATGAATGAGATGACTCCAAGGATTAATTCGCTCCAGGTATTCATCTAGAAAACTATCTCCATCTTTGTACTTTCCTTCTAACGAAGTGCCGATGACACTTTGCGGCATATTAGCCAGTGAACACCAAATAAAAATATCATAAGCATGAATGCGTTGGTTTTTGTTCGTTACACAAGAATTAGCCTCAAGTCCCATTACTAAGGAAATAGTTGATGAGCCAAACCAGCAACCGAGTTCTACAATCTCTCCTCTACCTGAATACTCATTTTGGGCATAGTTCTCTAAAAAGAGTTGCTCATCTATTGAAGTCATACCCAGTATCCATCGCCTGGGTTCACTTTTATCTAGATAACTTGTGGGTGATGTAGCTGTTTGACAAAAAGCTTGCTTCATGTATTCAAATCTTTGATTCAGCAAGCGTTGATTCACAAAATGGAGAAACTCTCTCATCGGTACACCAAATTTCTCTGGATAGGCTGAGATAGCTTGAATCATCGCTTGTGCAAGAGAGCGCACATTCTCCGGTATGAACCAGCGCACACCACCCGTGCGTTCAATTAGATTGAGAGTTTCTCGAAATCCACCTGTATCTGAAACGATTAAACTAACAGGTAATTGTCCCATTTCTAATGCTGTATGGGGAAAGTTCTCTTGACTACTGGTGAGGCAAACAATCGCACAACGCAACAAATTAACCAACCGAATCGCTTCTTGACTGAACAAATCGGTCACAATAGTGTAGCAATTAGAGCCTAACTTTTGTTTGATATATTGCTGGCTATCTAACCCTTGTAAACCCTCTGCCTGAAGCTCAACGTTCTTGCCCAGAAAGATGATATGAACTTTTTCAATAATATTACTTTCTAGTAGTTCGATTGCTTCTAGGAAGGTGAAAAGCCCTTTTCTCTCCTCTAATCGTCCAAAAAAGACAAGGGGAATTTTATCTTGATCAACAAGCCGTTGTAAATCATTTCTCAGCGTAATTGTTTTCAACGGTTGTTCAATGACTGAAAAACAATAGGGTAAATGCAAAGCATGAGATGTTTTCCAACCATACTTCTCCACTTTCTCTTTGAGAAAATGCGACAGAAAAAATGCTAAATCTGCCTGTTCAAAGGAATATTGCTCATAATGGCTCGTTTGCCAAAACCAGTCAGGATGAGAATGTGTGTAGCTTGCATGAGCTTCTTGCAGCCACTCCTGCCCACTATGCAAAGTCACAGCCACCACACAATTTTCTCCTAAAACACGCGATCGCTTGGCTTGAACCGTGCGGTATCCCAATCCCAGCATTTCTGGAAATTCAATGTAGGTATAGGTGTTAGGAAATGTAGAGGCGATCGCCTGAGCAAAAAACAGCGCACAATAGCTCTCGTAGTCTACCCATTCCCCATCCTGCAACTGAGATAAAATTGCCAAGTGAGTCGGCTGTAATTCTAGTACATCCATACATTCACTGGTCGAAAAAATATGTTTCACTGCGGGAATCGTTGACTCTCCATCAAACTTCTTTTGACTTTGGCAAAGCAGTAGCACAACATAAAAGTCTTCTGCTGCTAATCTCTCACTGAGAGTGCGGTAGTAAGTGCCAATTCCACCATTCCTAAAAATGCCTTCGTATTCGGTTGTGACAAGTAATGCTATTCGTGTAACTACCGGGGGCAATTTGTCTTTTCTTGTCTGTTTGAAGCTGACTTCAAAGTTGTTAGAGTTAATTATAGAAAGCAATTTATCCATAAATATAGCTTATACAAAAACATTATTATAAAAATTAATTTGCTGATTACCAAAACATAGATAATGTCTTTAATGTAATTATTTCCAATTAAATTTCATACCTAGATAATCTTCCAGTTTCTGATTGTACGGGTGAAAAAAATCATCTATTTTTTGGCGCAATTTATTGTTAGTTTTTGAATAAGAACCAGAATTAACTTTGGGATGTGCTGAAAGCGAGTAATCAGTTATTTCTAAAAAATCATAAACCTGTTTCATAGTTTTATTCGTTTGATTATAAAGGTCTTCACTTCGCAAAATCAGAAACTGTTCTCTCGGAAAAATAGCCATCCATTTTTCTAAAAAGTAGAAGTATAAACCAAACCAGAGATATCCTT
Protein-coding sequences here:
- a CDS encoding glycosyltransferase, which translates into the protein MDKLLSIINSNNFEVSFKQTRKDKLPPVVTRIALLVTTEYEGIFRNGGIGTYYRTLSERLAAEDFYVVLLLCQSQKKFDGESTIPAVKHIFSTSECMDVLELQPTHLAILSQLQDGEWVDYESYCALFFAQAIASTFPNTYTYIEFPEMLGLGYRTVQAKRSRVLGENCVVAVTLHSGQEWLQEAHASYTHSHPDWFWQTSHYEQYSFEQADLAFFLSHFLKEKVEKYGWKTSHALHLPYCFSVIEQPLKTITLRNDLQRLVDQDKIPLVFFGRLEERKGLFTFLEAIELLESNIIEKVHIIFLGKNVELQAEGLQGLDSQQYIKQKLGSNCYTIVTDLFSQEAIRLVNLLRCAIVCLTSSQENFPHTALEMGQLPVSLIVSDTGGFRETLNLIERTGGVRWFIPENVRSLAQAMIQAISAYPEKFGVPMREFLHFVNQRLLNQRFEYMKQAFCQTATSPTSYLDKSEPRRWILGMTSIDEQLFLENYAQNEYSGRGEIVELGCWFGSSTISLVMGLEANSCVTNKNQRIHAYDIFIWCSLANMPQSVIGTSLEGKYKDGDSFLDEYLERINPWSHLIHVHPGDLAEIGWQQGEIECLFIDAMKSWELTNSIIKNFFPYLIPEVSLVIHQDFAHYYTSWIHLIMSRLREYLVPIEHLFIYSSRAFRYVKPIPNELLQNSYSFDSFSETEIEAAFDYSLEITPKKMQPNILAAKVMHFIHIKNFEKAKLEFKESTAQLDYLEWMELADVQKIAKMYYSIDLLS
- a CDS encoding ISKra4 family transposase (programmed frameshift) yields the protein MTPEEEQQIKEYSRAIAKILYKSTTGEQLTSLAKIEEVVRSQMQEYVMPEVGGFFIENATGESSGYKRKIKSIIGELPITNSQAQKLEIRPHNQLSPYLEACCLRISASVSYQRAAEDIEYLTGVEVSKSVQQRLVHRQNFELPQVESTLEELSVDGGNIRIRTIKGQVCDWKGYKATCLHEKQAIAASFQENSLVIDWVKSQSLAPILTCLGDGHDGIWNIVRDFAPEHQRREVLDWFHLMENLHKIGGSNQRLNQAKTLLWQGKVDDAIAVFADCQLKQALNFCAYLEKHRHRIVNYQYYQAEQICSIGSGAIESTVKQIDRRTKISGAQWKSDNVPQVLAHRCAYLNGLIFAR
- a CDS encoding sulfotransferase domain-containing protein; protein product: MKLIAILRNPVDRAISHYYMNLKLMKEHRTLEVAMTSELETLKEIIDLTQVSEKYWQTEKGYLWFGLYFYFLEKWMAIFPREQFLILRSEDLYNQTNKTMKQVYDFLEITDYSLSAHPKVNSGSYSKTNNKLRQKIDDFFHPYNQKLEDYLGMKFNWK